From the Brevibacillus choshinensis genome, one window contains:
- a CDS encoding MerR family transcriptional regulator, translating into MLYTVKEVSSLSNVTIKTLHHYHKIGLLLPQQMSEAGYRLYGTAELERLQQILFYRELDFSLVQIKQLLDRDVERSGILSEQRILLMKKAGRLETIMETLEKSIRAMEVGDCMEKQELFTGFANEKEWEQALQEQKDYLRDTYQFDLNTDTMDVQEMNAQAKEAVSFMTDMASALVAGIKHTDGRVSMLIDEHLAFLNQNGHPVTPQDFANQARFFLQDDFHLGMLEGQQTGLAYYLTAAAEAFAER; encoded by the coding sequence ATGCTGTATACGGTAAAAGAAGTGTCATCGTTGTCCAACGTCACTATTAAAACGTTGCATCATTACCACAAAATCGGACTTCTCTTGCCGCAGCAAATGAGTGAAGCGGGATACCGATTGTACGGAACGGCAGAATTGGAGCGACTGCAGCAAATCCTGTTTTACCGAGAGCTGGATTTCTCACTAGTGCAAATCAAGCAATTGCTGGACCGAGATGTGGAGCGATCCGGTATCTTGTCCGAACAAAGGATATTGCTAATGAAAAAAGCAGGTAGATTGGAAACGATCATGGAGACGTTGGAAAAATCAATTCGGGCGATGGAGGTAGGAGATTGTATGGAAAAGCAAGAGTTATTTACAGGCTTTGCAAATGAAAAAGAATGGGAGCAAGCGCTTCAGGAGCAAAAAGACTATTTGCGAGACACGTATCAGTTCGACCTGAATACGGATACGATGGATGTGCAGGAAATGAACGCGCAAGCCAAAGAGGCGGTTTCCTTCATGACAGATATGGCGAGTGCCCTGGTAGCTGGTATCAAACATACGGATGGGAGAGTGAGTATGCTCATCGACGAGCATCTCGCTTTTCTGAACCAGAATGGACATCCCGTTACCCCTCAGGACTTTGCCAATCAAGCGCGCTTTTTCCTACAGGACGATTTTCACCTCGGTATGCTCGAAGGCCAGCAGACAGGTTTGGCATACTATTTAACAGCAGCAGCGGAGGCATTCGCCGAGAGGTAA
- a CDS encoding sensor histidine kinase: MKIKKSIMLQIFFTILSIFLLVFVVQFIFFGKYVTSLYSNFLLRDIRAEFQSAVEQFSNSKNENANSVLSTYAVSYDAPVLAFTEDYSVIGQGLFNYLSILTVRVPEVGISRILISGLNELRNINLNDLLTIEAVRVGESNYFEPYSIRSTNKIYLYRQTERTTSTKTITATSNWYTENEASLLNDRARIIYDLMKDCLINRKDIKTYLAAITKEPFTDKRGTSYYIISESRSINGVVTYFVTIRPIVVSKSEVRYFSNYFYTVYCILGILLIAAVFILSRKLSAPIVRLSNVTSKLASKDFSVRANVNLDNEVGQLSESINVMADNLQAAMEELQQSAEIAKVNEKRMKLLLADLAHEFKTPLGIISLYSEVIENRMFEKEPAYYFGIIEHEIENLTQMIDETIQLSKLEAGYWEYKPATFYISDLIEGALSRFSEKIMRENFTLKVDLLDAMVFADGRRIEQVLTNLISNALKYSSEKKIIEVSVTRENENVKVRICNDGYISEQDINHIWERYYRASEKTTARLPSEGIGLEIVKHILIMHNSNFEVRQEDDMVCFYFTIPLVDV; this comes from the coding sequence ATGAAAATCAAGAAATCAATAATGCTTCAAATATTCTTTACAATATTATCTATATTTTTACTTGTATTCGTTGTGCAATTTATATTTTTTGGAAAATATGTCACTTCCCTATATAGTAATTTTTTATTAAGAGATATCCGTGCAGAATTTCAAAGTGCGGTTGAACAATTCTCTAACAGCAAAAATGAGAATGCCAATTCTGTTTTAAGTACCTATGCTGTATCTTATGACGCACCTGTGCTTGCTTTTACCGAAGATTACAGCGTTATTGGGCAAGGGCTTTTCAACTACCTAAGCATTTTGACGGTTCGAGTACCCGAAGTTGGCATTTCTCGAATTCTTATTAGCGGTTTAAATGAACTGCGCAATATTAATTTAAATGATTTACTGACGATTGAAGCAGTACGTGTGGGTGAGAGCAATTACTTTGAACCATATTCGATCCGCTCTACGAACAAAATATATCTATATCGACAAACTGAGAGAACAACGAGCACGAAAACAATAACTGCAACCAGTAACTGGTATACCGAAAATGAAGCAAGTCTTTTAAACGACCGTGCACGAATCATCTATGATCTAATGAAAGATTGCCTGATTAATAGAAAAGATATCAAAACATATCTTGCTGCGATTACAAAAGAGCCGTTTACAGATAAGAGAGGAACATCGTACTATATCATTTCCGAAAGCAGAAGTATAAATGGAGTCGTGACTTATTTTGTAACTATCCGGCCTATTGTTGTATCCAAAAGTGAAGTGCGATATTTTAGCAATTATTTTTATACAGTTTATTGTATTCTTGGCATCCTTTTAATAGCGGCGGTATTTATTTTGTCCAGGAAGCTGAGTGCACCTATCGTTCGTCTTTCAAATGTAACCAGTAAGCTTGCTTCCAAGGATTTTTCAGTCAGGGCAAATGTCAACTTAGATAACGAAGTTGGACAACTTTCGGAAAGCATAAATGTGATGGCAGACAACCTTCAAGCAGCAATGGAAGAATTGCAGCAATCGGCTGAGATAGCAAAAGTAAACGAAAAACGTATGAAGCTGTTGCTTGCTGACCTGGCACATGAGTTTAAAACACCGCTTGGGATAATTTCACTTTATAGCGAAGTCATTGAAAACCGAATGTTTGAAAAGGAGCCTGCATACTATTTTGGAATTATTGAACACGAAATAGAAAATCTGACTCAGATGATTGACGAGACCATTCAGCTGTCAAAGCTGGAGGCAGGATACTGGGAGTACAAACCCGCAACGTTCTACATCAGTGACCTTATCGAAGGGGCACTTTCAAGGTTCTCTGAAAAGATTATGCGAGAAAACTTTACGTTGAAGGTTGATTTACTGGATGCGATGGTTTTTGCTGACGGGCGGCGAATTGAGCAAGTATTAACGAATTTGATTTCAAATGCCTTAAAATATTCCAGTGAGAAAAAAATTATTGAGGTGAGCGTTACAAGAGAGAATGAAAATGTGAAGGTCCGCATTTGCAACGATGGATATATTTCCGAGCAAGACATTAACCATATATGGGAGCGTTATTACCGGGCATCCGAAAAAACGACGGCACGCTTGCCAAGCGAGGGTATTGGACTTGAGATTGTGAAGCATATTTTGATTATGCATAATAGCAATTTTGAGGTACGGCAGGAAGATGATATGGTTTGTTTTTATTTTACAATTCCACTCGTTGATGTATGA
- a CDS encoding Rrf2 family transcriptional regulator has product MKISSRFSVAVHILSLLSIDSTSHNTSEWIAGSVNTNPVIIRRVLGQLKKAGLANVRSGTGGANLAKDLKEITLLDVYRAVDVVEEGHLFHIHEQPNPQCPVGANIQFVLELILTRAQNAMEEILGNVTMEHLVTDLRHQIAANE; this is encoded by the coding sequence ATGAAAATCAGTAGCCGTTTTTCCGTCGCTGTCCACATCTTGTCGCTTCTTTCCATTGATTCGACTTCACATAATACTTCGGAATGGATCGCGGGCAGTGTCAATACCAATCCTGTGATTATCCGCCGTGTTTTGGGGCAATTAAAGAAAGCAGGACTGGCAAATGTCCGTTCAGGGACAGGTGGAGCTAATCTCGCGAAAGATCTGAAGGAAATTACTTTGCTCGATGTCTACCGTGCAGTGGATGTAGTGGAGGAGGGCCATCTCTTTCACATTCATGAGCAACCCAACCCCCAATGCCCAGTAGGTGCCAATATTCAATTTGTACTGGAGCTGATCTTGACACGCGCACAAAACGCAATGGAAGAGATTCTTGGCAACGTAACCATGGAGCATCTCGTTACGGATCTGAGGCATCAGATTGCAGCAAATGAATAA
- a CDS encoding zinc-dependent alcohol dehydrogenase family protein: MLNATCVKYNEFGIPQDVLRVESARKEPPGNGELLVRMIVNPINPSDLIPITGAYAHRIALPDIPGYEGVGIVEEVGPSVSRELIGKRVLPLRGEGTWQEIVKARADLVIPVPDHIGDYKAAQLYINPVTAWITCTEVLRLRPDDILLINAGGSAIGRIFAQLAKIVGYRLIAITRDDWHSQQLLELGASYVIHGSEKQLHETVMELTYGMGAHAAIDSVGGVAGTELAFSVRPGGHFLTIGLLSGQPVDWAKIHKEAQVNVKLFHLRHWNQQISVQAWQETFRHLISMVVDGKLRLIEPKACYSLREVHEAVRVAASSGGRDGKVFLVNSNY; encoded by the coding sequence ATTTTGAATGCTACTTGTGTAAAATATAATGAATTTGGCATCCCTCAGGATGTGTTGCGGGTGGAGTCAGCGCGAAAAGAACCCCCTGGAAATGGAGAACTCCTAGTTCGAATGATTGTGAATCCCATCAATCCCTCCGATTTGATCCCAATAACGGGAGCGTATGCTCATCGGATCGCACTTCCAGATATTCCGGGCTATGAGGGAGTCGGTATCGTGGAAGAAGTGGGACCATCCGTTTCTCGGGAGCTGATCGGTAAACGTGTACTCCCTTTACGAGGTGAAGGGACTTGGCAGGAGATTGTGAAGGCTCGGGCAGATTTGGTTATTCCCGTTCCCGATCATATAGGCGACTACAAGGCTGCTCAGTTATATATTAACCCCGTTACAGCATGGATTACGTGTACAGAAGTCTTGAGACTTCGACCAGACGATATTTTATTAATCAATGCAGGTGGTTCGGCGATTGGTCGCATTTTTGCGCAGTTGGCTAAGATTGTCGGGTATCGACTGATTGCGATTACAAGAGATGATTGGCATAGTCAACAGTTGCTTGAGTTGGGTGCTTCGTATGTCATCCATGGAAGTGAAAAGCAATTGCATGAGACCGTCATGGAGCTTACGTATGGTATGGGTGCGCATGCTGCCATTGATTCCGTAGGGGGCGTAGCTGGGACAGAATTGGCTTTTTCTGTTCGTCCAGGCGGTCATTTTCTAACAATCGGTCTTTTATCTGGACAACCTGTAGATTGGGCCAAGATTCATAAAGAAGCCCAAGTGAATGTAAAACTGTTTCATTTGCGGCATTGGAATCAGCAAATATCCGTTCAAGCCTGGCAAGAAACCTTTCGTCATTTGATATCCATGGTGGTGGACGGAAAATTAAGGCTGATAGAGCCAAAGGCTTGTTACAGCCTGAGGGAGGTCCATGAAGCTGTGCGGGTGGCAGCTTCTTCTGGGGGAAGGGATGGTAAAGTTTTTCTGGTAAATAGCAATTACTGA
- a CDS encoding acyl-CoA thioesterase/bile acid-CoA:amino acid N-acyltransferase family protein has protein sequence MMQPQIDVTPSTALLDVPVHITLSGFIPHQLITLHATLTDGLPGGELTASSHAIFQADDEGNVDLVSQAPLFGTYEGIDPMGLFWSMHVQTQRFFSPYSLDTFEFAPRSTEIHLTAEVHEKPVARASITRIFVSPEVSIKKIRDNGLVGQYFYDPQAEQRPAILVLGGSEGGIGSCSQFAALFASHGYPSLALAYFQCDDLPDDIRQIPLEYIQNAIRWLKEQPQVNPEKITVFGRSKGAELALVIGALDPEVRAVIASSPSSTVSIGSSNEIAGSDLFAPQSSWSFRGEPLPYVHWTEAQSDEADALLQAGQRIDHIHAETWKACNWLEEATIPIERINGPIMLLSSDDDHWWPAAEHCDQMVSRLREKGFAHDVVHLRYEDTGHSIRFPYIPTTRVQLNGGTAKNNAYASEHSWREVLQFLEKVFSKER, from the coding sequence ATGATGCAACCACAGATTGATGTCACCCCATCAACTGCCTTACTAGACGTTCCAGTCCACATTACGTTGAGCGGCTTTATTCCGCATCAATTGATCACCCTCCATGCTACCCTGACTGATGGTTTGCCAGGTGGAGAACTGACTGCCTCTTCTCACGCCATTTTCCAAGCGGATGACGAAGGCAATGTCGATCTCGTATCCCAAGCCCCTCTTTTCGGCACCTATGAAGGAATTGATCCTATGGGATTGTTTTGGTCTATGCATGTACAGACCCAGCGTTTTTTCAGTCCTTATTCACTCGATACCTTTGAATTTGCTCCGCGCTCCACAGAGATTCATTTAACCGCTGAGGTACACGAGAAGCCTGTTGCAAGGGCCTCTATCACCCGTATCTTTGTCTCTCCTGAAGTCTCGATCAAGAAAATCCGTGACAACGGTCTCGTCGGCCAATACTTTTATGATCCTCAAGCGGAGCAGCGTCCAGCTATTCTCGTCTTGGGAGGAAGTGAAGGTGGAATTGGCTCTTGCTCGCAATTTGCTGCTTTGTTTGCGTCCCACGGCTACCCTTCCCTGGCACTCGCTTATTTTCAGTGCGATGATCTCCCGGACGATATCCGCCAAATTCCTCTGGAGTACATACAGAATGCCATTCGTTGGCTGAAGGAACAGCCACAGGTGAATCCTGAAAAAATTACCGTCTTTGGACGATCAAAAGGGGCTGAATTGGCCCTCGTCATCGGTGCATTGGATCCAGAAGTACGAGCAGTCATCGCCTCCAGTCCCAGCTCTACCGTAAGTATCGGAAGCAGCAACGAAATTGCTGGATCGGATCTATTTGCACCGCAGTCTTCCTGGTCATTCCGTGGAGAGCCTCTCCCTTATGTTCACTGGACCGAAGCGCAGTCCGATGAAGCCGATGCGCTTCTCCAAGCGGGACAGCGAATCGACCACATCCATGCCGAAACGTGGAAAGCGTGTAATTGGCTAGAGGAAGCCACCATTCCAATCGAACGAATCAATGGACCGATCATGCTGTTGTCTTCAGATGACGACCATTGGTGGCCAGCAGCTGAGCACTGCGATCAGATGGTTTCTCGATTACGTGAAAAGGGCTTCGCTCACGATGTCGTTCATCTGCGTTATGAAGATACGGGACACTCGATCCGCTTTCCCTATATTCCCACGACGCGAGTCCAATTAAATGGCGGTACAGCCAAAAACAATGCCTATGCGAGTGAGCACTCGTGGAGAGAAGTTCTGCAATTTTTGGAGAAGGTCTTTTCAAAAGAAAGGTGA
- a CDS encoding histidine triad nucleotide-binding protein → MDCIFCKIANGELPSKKVYEDEHVVAFHDINPIAPVHVLMIPKKHIQSLLAIEPEDKELIGHLHIALQKVAETMGVKDPGFRVITNIGKHGQQTVFHLHYHLIGGKQLEWTM, encoded by the coding sequence ATGGACTGCATTTTTTGCAAAATCGCAAACGGTGAATTGCCTTCGAAAAAAGTGTATGAGGACGAGCATGTCGTAGCCTTTCATGACATTAATCCGATTGCCCCTGTACACGTCCTGATGATCCCGAAAAAGCACATTCAATCCCTACTGGCAATTGAACCAGAGGACAAGGAATTGATCGGTCATCTCCACATCGCTCTGCAAAAGGTAGCAGAAACGATGGGAGTAAAAGATCCCGGATTCCGTGTCATCACGAATATTGGCAAACACGGCCAACAAACGGTATTTCACCTGCATTACCACTTGATCGGTGGCAAGCAACTGGAGTGGACCATGTAA
- a CDS encoding YpdA family putative bacillithiol disulfide reductase — MEDVLIVGAGPCGLAAAIACKRAGLNPINIEKGSLVHSIYRYPTYMIFHSTAELLEIGGIPFTTPHEKPTRQEALQYYRLVAEREQLRIKSFETVTTTKQTDNGFHVTTADRFGETHTYDTKNLIIATGYFDNPNRLNVSGEDLPKVSSFYKEAHPYAGLRVAIVGGNNSAVDAAMELERAGAEVTVICRRTELSEKVKAWTRPVFESLINKGRIRMMFGSVVESIQERSIRVKTGEEIVELENDQVFALIGYRPDRSFLQSLGVEIDPETGTPQHHPETKETNVPGLYIAGVIAAGHRANAIFIENGRFHGEGIARHITSRLAR, encoded by the coding sequence ATGGAAGACGTACTGATCGTGGGTGCAGGTCCTTGTGGGCTGGCAGCAGCGATAGCTTGCAAGAGAGCGGGTCTAAACCCGATTAACATAGAAAAAGGTTCGTTGGTCCACTCCATTTACAGATATCCTACGTACATGATTTTTCACAGTACGGCAGAGCTTTTGGAAATCGGAGGGATTCCTTTCACGACTCCTCATGAAAAACCGACACGCCAAGAGGCACTTCAGTACTATCGGTTGGTGGCGGAGCGAGAACAGCTCCGGATCAAAAGCTTTGAGACAGTGACTACAACGAAACAAACTGATAATGGCTTTCACGTTACGACAGCCGATCGCTTTGGAGAGACGCATACATACGATACAAAGAATCTCATTATTGCGACGGGCTATTTTGACAATCCAAATCGGCTGAATGTTTCGGGGGAGGACCTCCCGAAAGTATCTTCCTTTTACAAGGAGGCGCATCCCTATGCGGGACTGCGTGTAGCGATTGTAGGGGGTAATAACTCAGCTGTAGATGCTGCGATGGAGCTGGAGCGTGCAGGAGCAGAAGTGACAGTGATCTGTCGGCGAACAGAGTTGTCTGAAAAAGTAAAAGCATGGACGCGCCCCGTGTTCGAAAGCTTGATCAACAAAGGACGAATCCGCATGATGTTCGGCTCCGTGGTAGAGTCGATCCAGGAGCGGAGCATCCGGGTGAAAACGGGTGAAGAGATCGTTGAATTGGAAAACGACCAAGTCTTTGCTCTGATCGGATACCGCCCGGATCGATCTTTTTTACAATCCCTTGGGGTAGAGATCGATCCAGAGACGGGTACACCACAGCATCATCCAGAAACCAAGGAAACGAACGTGCCGGGTTTGTACATCGCAGGAGTGATTGCGGCGGGACATCGCGCGAATGCCATCTTTATCGAAAATGGCAGATTCCACGGCGAAGGAATCGCCCGCCACATCACGTCACGTTTGGCACGATAA
- a CDS encoding response regulator transcription factor: protein MMNKTVLIVEDEQKLREVITLFLHGDGLQVLEAETGEQAIKIFSESAVDLVILDIMLPNMSGFDVCERIRKNSDVPILFLTALGDDDYYTLGYRLGADDYIVKPFKASILALKVRRIFERQAKADPVKITAKGIELDIDGFRCLIDGMTIELTQKEFHLLQILMLNEGRTMTRDYLLNTVWGYDFYNESRVVDNHIKNIRRKLGTYSTYIKTVISVGYKYEKNI from the coding sequence ATGATGAATAAAACTGTTCTGATAGTTGAAGATGAACAAAAATTACGTGAAGTTATTACCCTATTCCTACATGGAGATGGATTGCAAGTGCTTGAGGCCGAAACCGGTGAACAAGCAATAAAGATCTTTTCTGAAAGCGCAGTCGATCTTGTTATTCTGGATATCATGTTGCCGAATATGAGCGGATTCGATGTTTGTGAGCGCATCCGGAAGAATTCAGATGTACCGATTCTTTTTCTAACAGCGCTCGGAGATGATGATTATTACACACTTGGATACCGTTTAGGTGCAGATGATTATATTGTCAAACCGTTTAAGGCTTCAATTCTCGCCCTTAAAGTTCGGCGTATTTTTGAAAGGCAGGCCAAAGCTGATCCTGTGAAGATAACAGCAAAAGGTATCGAACTGGACATAGATGGTTTTCGGTGTCTTATTGATGGGATGACTATCGAATTAACTCAAAAGGAATTTCATTTGCTGCAAATTTTAATGCTTAACGAGGGACGTACCATGACACGCGATTATCTTCTCAATACGGTCTGGGGTTACGACTTTTATAACGAGAGCCGTGTTGTCGATAATCATATAAAAAATATCCGACGAAAGCTTGGGACTTATTCAACATATATCAAAACAGTCATTTCTGTCGGGTACAAATACGAGAAAAACATATGA
- a CDS encoding S-layer homology domain-containing protein — protein MMNKRHLHILLVSLVFLTYCFTLGIGVPASTASTNSLRDISSSYAREQIRTLQSAGIVSGDENGYFHPESPVTRAEFVSMLDRTLGIKPVASNVPSFSDVPKSSWAYGYVQAAASLNMANGTSPTTFSPNRTISRQEAATFLVRALGLKLSSTANPSVKDANAISSWARSSVNAAMKKHWLVGYQGYFRPAAALSREETAVILKRILDELNAQTVSAKPLVSLGWQYQSTTQEFIAQAQKSGVNTLSPRWYFLQKDGSLSDYSDAAFVKWAQKNGKEVWPLFGNQFDPATTHALLSDKSKRTAVIQKLISFVDKYQLDGINVDFEGFNPEDRDNFTVFIKELAAALDAKGAVLSVDVPPDTGTDWSEPFDYTKLATYADFLVLMAYEEHWAGATKAGSVASLPWFENVIKGVLDDIPAQKLIVGMPLYTRDWYQSSGQLKSTDISIPESYQLITQYKATTKWDSSIGQYHSTFKKQGVSHSIWLEESRSLGLKAQTSLNWQIGGLAYWYVGSESTDVWTSIANSISLKQARQKM, from the coding sequence ATGATGAATAAACGACACCTACATATTCTGCTCGTTTCACTTGTTTTTCTCACGTATTGTTTCACACTGGGCATCGGTGTGCCGGCCTCTACGGCGTCAACGAATAGCCTGCGCGATATTTCCAGCAGTTATGCGCGAGAACAGATTCGCACCTTGCAATCCGCTGGCATCGTCTCCGGAGATGAGAACGGATATTTTCATCCGGAAAGTCCTGTCACCCGAGCTGAATTTGTGTCTATGCTCGACCGTACGCTGGGCATCAAACCGGTAGCAAGCAACGTACCTTCCTTTTCGGATGTTCCTAAATCTTCTTGGGCATACGGGTACGTACAAGCGGCTGCCTCTCTCAATATGGCAAACGGGACTAGTCCAACCACCTTCTCACCAAACCGGACCATTTCTCGTCAAGAAGCAGCTACCTTCCTCGTTCGAGCTTTGGGATTGAAACTGTCCTCGACAGCCAATCCGTCCGTCAAAGATGCGAATGCCATCTCTAGTTGGGCTAGATCGTCTGTTAATGCGGCCATGAAAAAGCACTGGCTCGTCGGCTATCAAGGCTATTTCCGCCCTGCTGCTGCCCTCTCGCGGGAAGAGACTGCGGTCATTTTAAAACGCATTCTAGATGAACTGAATGCACAGACTGTTTCGGCAAAACCACTGGTCTCGCTAGGCTGGCAGTATCAGTCCACCACGCAAGAATTTATTGCCCAAGCACAAAAGTCAGGAGTCAACACCCTTTCTCCACGTTGGTACTTTTTGCAAAAAGACGGGTCGTTAAGCGATTATTCTGACGCTGCATTCGTTAAATGGGCACAGAAAAACGGAAAAGAAGTGTGGCCATTGTTCGGGAATCAATTTGATCCTGCTACGACACACGCCTTATTGTCCGACAAGTCAAAACGGACAGCCGTGATACAAAAATTGATCTCGTTCGTCGATAAGTACCAGCTGGACGGAATTAACGTGGACTTCGAAGGATTCAATCCCGAAGACCGGGACAATTTCACTGTTTTTATTAAAGAACTTGCCGCTGCTCTGGACGCCAAGGGCGCCGTTTTGTCAGTCGATGTTCCTCCCGATACCGGTACGGATTGGAGTGAACCTTTCGATTATACGAAATTGGCGACGTATGCCGACTTTCTCGTATTGATGGCGTATGAAGAGCACTGGGCAGGTGCAACAAAAGCGGGCTCTGTCGCGTCACTCCCATGGTTTGAGAACGTGATCAAAGGCGTTCTCGACGACATCCCTGCTCAAAAACTGATTGTAGGCATGCCACTGTATACTCGCGACTGGTACCAATCCAGTGGTCAATTGAAATCCACCGATATCAGTATTCCAGAGTCATATCAATTGATTACCCAGTACAAAGCGACAACAAAGTGGGACAGCTCTATCGGGCAATATCACTCTACCTTCAAAAAACAAGGTGTTTCGCACTCGATTTGGCTGGAAGAAAGCCGCTCCTTGGGTCTGAAAGCTCAAACCAGCCTGAACTGGCAAATTGGGGGCCTGGCTTACTGGTACGTCGGCTCTGAGTCGACGGATGTATGGACGTCGATCGCTAATTCCATCTCACTCAAGCAGGCACGACAAAAAATGTAA
- a CDS encoding GNAT family N-acetyltransferase, with translation MDWYDRLNDYFPEYEMKNEGQIQALINEKDAYHKEETDDYLLLYAEFPTFIFIDYLLINPATRGQGIGTKIINKLKEKGKDIILEVEPIDRQDEDTVKRVHFYLKNGFVKADRIEYSWEDENGENYEMKIYYWSPNADLPQETILEKMAKACQEIHNFRSQQYYGRMVANPEEVLHLKH, from the coding sequence ATGGACTGGTATGACCGTTTAAATGATTACTTTCCAGAATATGAAATGAAAAATGAAGGGCAAATACAGGCTTTAATCAATGAAAAGGACGCTTATCACAAGGAGGAAACGGACGATTATTTATTGCTGTACGCTGAGTTTCCCACGTTTATCTTCATCGATTATCTCTTGATTAATCCTGCTACACGGGGACAAGGCATCGGAACAAAAATAATCAATAAGCTCAAAGAAAAAGGAAAAGACATCATTCTTGAAGTAGAACCCATTGATCGACAAGATGAAGATACGGTAAAGAGAGTCCATTTTTATCTAAAAAACGGGTTTGTGAAAGCGGACCGGATTGAATACAGCTGGGAAGATGAAAATGGCGAGAACTATGAAATGAAGATTTATTATTGGAGCCCCAATGCTGATTTACCACAGGAAACCATCCTCGAAAAAATGGCAAAGGCCTGTCAAGAGATACACAACTTTCGTTCCCAGCAATACTATGGCCGAATGGTCGCAAACCCTGAAGAAGTATTGCATTTGAAACACTAA
- a CDS encoding VOC family protein, with translation MTKEIWLNLPVKDVQKSKQFFTEIGFSLNPRFGDNDQQASLFIGEKQFVVMLFPESTFTQFTRNEIPDATKATQILISIDAQSKEDVDSLLDKVVTAGGTIYAKPQDQGWMYGAGFADLDGHRWNVLFMDESKIASE, from the coding sequence ATGACGAAAGAAATTTGGCTGAATCTACCCGTGAAGGATGTCCAAAAATCCAAACAATTTTTCACCGAGATCGGCTTTTCCTTGAATCCTCGATTTGGCGACAACGATCAACAGGCAAGTCTCTTCATCGGAGAAAAACAATTCGTCGTGATGCTTTTTCCTGAGTCTACGTTTACACAATTTACCAGAAATGAGATTCCAGATGCGACCAAAGCTACACAAATACTGATTTCCATTGATGCGCAAAGCAAAGAAGACGTAGATTCGCTTTTGGACAAGGTCGTGACTGCTGGGGGCACCATTTATGCCAAGCCACAGGATCAAGGCTGGATGTACGGCGCTGGATTCGCAGATTTGGATGGGCATCGGTGGAATGTGCTCTTTATGGACGAGTCTAAAATAGCATCCGAATAG